A window from Cryptomeria japonica chromosome 1, Sugi_1.0, whole genome shotgun sequence encodes these proteins:
- the LOC131069140 gene encoding uncharacterized protein LOC131069140 — protein sequence MSNLIEEGLNVCSIGDDVDGFILKSEISLVEELRDAFEAGLNFDVTEKPIGNANQRDKVCASCTNGKEQEHKGCSRSLKPIAVTSNGECSQIEEGKSALDSVELKLCKALIKCASFPCSVHSTVSSHHVSNEDSSEAESEILDGKQRLELKNSLHGRTFSLPSSVQLMPAIRGGQERSGLGPRPKLSVKWAPDVQEPQQSSVSHTIKNSRQLHSKRKDKKHKHRGKSSHTSESSKNSKKRHSKRIYNSESIHSRLQPPAYGNSILLDAWDSRNPRNSMLVPGKTQLIGLGTPIFDMQKGKDDLSLNVHSKHFCEQRESDFFAKGLSDMDFISQGLKCASSFRYSIQGKNLSCTEAA from the exons ATGAGCAATCTGATTGAAGAGGGTTTGAATGTATGTAGTATAGGGGATGATGTTGATGGGTTTATTTTAAAGAGTGAGATTTCTCTAGTTGAAGAGTTGAGGGATGCTTTTGAAGCAGGTTTGAATTTTGATGTCACAGAGAAGCCAATTGGCAATGCAAATCAGCGGGACAAGGTGTGTGCTTCATGCACAAATGGGAAGGAACAAGAGCATAAAGGATGCTCTAGAAGTCTCAAACCAATTGCTGTTACCAGTAATGGTGAATGCTCACAAATAGAAGAGGGGAAATCTGCCCTAGATTCAGTTGAGTTGAAGTTGTGTAAGGCTTTAATAAAGTGTGCATCATTTCCATGCTCCGTACATTCAACTGTATCTTCTCATCATGTGTCTAATGAGGATTCTAGTGAGGCTGAGAGTGAAATCTTGGATGGCAAGCAACGACTTGAACTGAAGAACTCACTCCATGGTCGCACATTTTCTCTTCCT TCGTCAGTCCAATTAATGCCAGCTATAAGAGGGGGTCAGGAGCGAAGCGGTTTGGGACCTCGACCAAAGCTATCTGTGAAGTGGGCACCGGATGTACAAGAGCCTCAGCAAAGTTCCGTCTCCCATACTATCAAAAATTCCAGGCAATTACATTCAAAAAGGAAGGATAAGAAACATAAGCACAGAGGAAAATCAAGTCATACAAGTGAAAGCAGTAAAAATTCCAAGAAGCGTCATTCCAAGCGAATTTATAACAGTGAGAGTATTCATTCAAG ATTGCAGCCTCCAGCATATGGTAATAGCATATTGTTAGATGCTTGGGATTCAAGAAATCCGAGGAATTCTATGTTAGTGCCTGGTAAGACTCAACTTATAGGGTTGGGTACGCCTATTTTTGACATGCAGAAAGGAAAGGATGACCTATCGCTCAATGTGCATTCTAAGCATTTCTGTGAACAAAGGGAAAGTGACTTCTTCGCTAAAGGGTTGTCGGATATGGATTTTATATCTCAAGGATTGAAATGTGCTAGTTCTTTCAGGTACAGTATTCAGGGTAAAAATCTTTCATGTACAGAGGCTGCTTGA